A window from Mycobacterium saskatchewanense encodes these proteins:
- a CDS encoding MlaE family ABC transporter permease, with translation MSTAAVLRARFPRAVENVNRYGGAVVRAIDDIGQMAWFGAVAVGHMPHALRNYRKETLRLIAQIGMGTGAMAVVGGTVAIVGFVTLSGSSLVAIQGFASLGNIGVEAFTGFFAALINVRIAAPVVTGIAMAATVGAGATAELGAMRISEEIDALEVMGIKSISFLATTRIMAGLVVIIPLYALAMIMSFLSPQITTTVLYGQSNGTYEHYFRTFLRPDDVFWSFLEAIIITGVVMITHCFYGYNAGGGPVGVGEAVGRSMRFSLVSVQVVVLAAALALYGVNPNFALTV, from the coding sequence ATGTCGACCGCTGCCGTGTTGCGCGCCCGGTTCCCCCGGGCGGTGGAGAACGTCAACCGCTATGGCGGCGCCGTGGTCCGGGCGATCGACGACATCGGTCAGATGGCGTGGTTCGGCGCCGTCGCCGTCGGGCACATGCCGCACGCGCTGCGCAATTACCGCAAGGAGACGCTGCGCCTGATCGCCCAGATCGGCATGGGCACCGGTGCGATGGCCGTCGTCGGCGGCACCGTCGCGATCGTCGGGTTCGTCACGCTGTCCGGTAGTTCCCTGGTCGCCATCCAGGGGTTTGCGTCGCTGGGCAACATCGGGGTCGAGGCCTTCACCGGGTTCTTCGCCGCGCTGATCAACGTGCGCATCGCCGCCCCGGTCGTCACCGGGATCGCGATGGCCGCCACCGTCGGCGCCGGCGCGACCGCCGAGCTGGGAGCCATGCGCATCAGCGAGGAGATCGACGCCCTGGAAGTCATGGGCATCAAGTCGATCTCGTTCCTGGCGACCACCCGCATCATGGCCGGCCTCGTCGTGATCATTCCGCTGTACGCGCTGGCCATGATCATGTCGTTCCTGTCCCCGCAGATCACCACGACCGTGCTCTACGGGCAGTCCAACGGAACCTACGAGCACTACTTCCGGACGTTCCTGCGACCCGACGACGTGTTCTGGTCGTTCCTCGAGGCCATCATCATCACCGGGGTGGTGATGATCACCCACTGCTTCTACGGTTACAACGCCGGCGGCGGGCCCGTCGGCGTCGGCGAGGCCGTCGGCCGCTCCATGCGGTTCTCGCTGGTGTCGGTGCAGGTTGTCGTTTTGGCCGCAGCGTTGGCGCTCTACGGCGTCAACCCGAACTTCGCGCTCACGGTGTAG
- a CDS encoding SRPBCC family protein, which yields MPVLSKTVEVGADAAMILGIVADFEAYPQWNEEIQGLWVLARYDDGRPSQLRLDADYQGMQATFIQAVYYPGENQIQTVLQQGDLFSKQEQLFSVVETGASSLLTVDMDVETTMPIPAPMVKSLAGNVLDHLAENLKRRAEQLAAQ from the coding sequence ATGCCAGTTTTGAGCAAGACGGTCGAGGTCGGCGCCGACGCCGCGATGATCCTCGGGATCGTCGCCGACTTCGAGGCCTACCCGCAGTGGAACGAAGAGATCCAAGGCCTTTGGGTTCTCGCCCGCTACGACGACGGGCGCCCCAGCCAGCTGAGGCTCGACGCCGACTACCAAGGCATGCAGGCCACGTTCATCCAGGCCGTGTACTACCCGGGGGAGAACCAGATCCAGACCGTCCTGCAGCAGGGCGACCTGTTCAGCAAGCAGGAGCAACTGTTCAGCGTGGTGGAGACCGGCGCGTCGAGCCTGCTGACCGTGGACATGGACGTCGAGACGACGATGCCGATCCCCGCGCCGATGGTGAAGTCGCTGGCCGGCAACGTTCTGGACCACCTCGCCGAGAACCTGAAGCGGCGCGCCGAGCAGCTGGCCGCCCAGTAA
- a CDS encoding acyl-CoA thioesterase codes for MGSAPSVPPAPDGLTGADFPVRWPVGTRWVDNDMFGHLNNAVYYQLFDTAINAWINTSTGLDPLTTPALGVVAESGCRYFSEVHFPEDLAVGIAVTRLGRSSVTYRLAVFRPRDPAGPIPALGHWVHVYVDRASRKPVPIPDAIRELLSTARVDRA; via the coding sequence ATGGGTTCGGCTCCTTCGGTACCGCCCGCGCCGGACGGGCTCACCGGCGCCGACTTCCCGGTGCGCTGGCCCGTCGGAACCAGGTGGGTCGACAACGACATGTTCGGCCACCTCAACAACGCCGTGTACTACCAGCTGTTCGACACGGCGATCAATGCCTGGATCAACACGAGCACCGGCCTGGACCCGCTCACCACGCCCGCGCTCGGCGTCGTCGCCGAGTCGGGCTGCCGCTACTTCTCCGAAGTGCACTTCCCGGAGGACCTCGCCGTGGGCATCGCGGTGACCCGCCTCGGGCGCAGCAGCGTCACCTACCGGCTGGCGGTGTTCCGGCCGCGGGACCCGGCGGGACCGATCCCCGCGCTCGGGCACTGGGTGCACGTCTACGTCGACCGGGCCAGCCGCAAACCGGTGCCGATCCCCGACGCCATCCGGGAGCTGCTGTCGACGGCGCGCGTCGATCGGGCGTGA
- a CDS encoding MlaE family ABC transporter permease: protein MTSTSTGRQGPQLVGYLRDQLQTPLTLIGGFFRMCVLTGRALFRWPFQWREFILQCWFIMRVAFLPTIMVSIPLTVLLIFTLNVLLAQFGAADLSGAGAAIGAVTQLGPLTTVLVVAGAGSTAICADLGARTIREEIDAMEVLGIDPIHRLVVPRVIAATLVATLLNGLVITVGLVGGYLFGVYLQNVSGGAYLATLTTITGLPEVVIATLKAAIFGLIAGLVGCFRGLTVRGGSKGLGTAVNETVVLCVVALYAVNVVLTTIGVRFGTGR from the coding sequence GTGACGTCCACGTCGACGGGTCGGCAGGGCCCCCAGTTGGTGGGTTATCTGCGCGACCAACTGCAGACGCCGCTGACCCTGATCGGTGGGTTCTTCCGGATGTGCGTGCTGACCGGACGGGCGCTGTTTCGGTGGCCCTTCCAGTGGCGGGAATTCATCCTGCAGTGCTGGTTCATCATGCGGGTGGCGTTCCTGCCGACGATCATGGTTTCGATCCCGCTGACCGTGCTGCTGATCTTCACCCTCAACGTCTTGCTGGCCCAGTTCGGCGCCGCCGACCTCTCCGGTGCCGGCGCGGCGATCGGCGCGGTGACCCAGCTCGGACCGCTGACCACCGTGCTGGTGGTGGCCGGCGCCGGCTCGACGGCGATCTGCGCGGACCTCGGTGCCCGCACCATTCGCGAGGAGATCGACGCCATGGAGGTCCTCGGCATCGACCCGATCCACCGCTTGGTGGTCCCCCGGGTGATCGCCGCGACCCTGGTCGCCACGCTGCTCAACGGCTTGGTGATCACCGTCGGCCTGGTGGGCGGCTACCTATTCGGGGTGTACCTGCAGAATGTCTCGGGCGGTGCCTACCTCGCGACCCTGACCACCATCACCGGCCTGCCCGAGGTGGTCATCGCCACCCTCAAGGCCGCGATCTTCGGGCTCATCGCCGGCCTGGTCGGTTGCTTCCGCGGGCTGACGGTGCGCGGCGGCTCCAAGGGCCTTGGCACGGCCGTGAACGAGACCGTCGTGCTGTGCGTCGTCGCGCTGTATGCGGTCAACGTGGTGCTCACCACCATCGGTGTTCGGTTCGGGACGGGACGCTGA
- a CDS encoding GntR family transcriptional regulator, with product MNPPISTQPRSRRPLRRAQLSDEVAGRLRAAIMAGKLRAGTFIRLDETAAELGVSITPVREALLKLRGEGMVQLEPHRGHVVLPLTRQDIEDIFWLQATIARELAAAATEHITEAQINELERINDALEAAVGSADAETIAGIEFAFHRVFNQASGRIKLAWFLLNAARYMPVLVYAGDPHWGAAAIDNHRRLIAALRQRDAVAVIEHTVWQFTDAAGRLTEMRDRLGIFD from the coding sequence GTGAACCCACCGATATCAACGCAGCCGCGGAGCCGGCGTCCGCTGCGCCGGGCGCAGTTGTCCGACGAGGTGGCGGGCCGCCTGCGGGCCGCGATCATGGCCGGCAAACTGCGCGCCGGAACGTTCATCCGGCTCGACGAGACCGCGGCCGAGCTCGGGGTCAGCATCACACCGGTGCGGGAGGCGCTGCTGAAACTCCGCGGCGAGGGCATGGTGCAGCTGGAGCCGCACCGCGGCCACGTCGTGCTGCCACTCACCCGCCAGGACATCGAGGACATCTTCTGGCTGCAGGCCACCATCGCGCGGGAGCTGGCGGCGGCGGCCACCGAGCACATCACCGAAGCCCAGATCAACGAGCTCGAGCGCATCAACGACGCGCTCGAGGCTGCCGTCGGATCCGCCGACGCCGAAACGATCGCGGGCATCGAGTTCGCGTTCCACCGGGTCTTCAACCAGGCCAGCGGCCGGATCAAGCTGGCCTGGTTCCTCCTCAACGCCGCGCGCTACATGCCGGTGCTGGTGTACGCCGGCGACCCGCACTGGGGTGCGGCCGCAATCGACAATCACCGCCGACTGATCGCGGCGTTGCGCCAGCGGGACGCCGTCGCCGTGATCGAACACACCGTCTGGCAATTCACCGATGCGGCCGGCCGCCTGACTGAGATGCGGGACCGGCTCGGAATTTTTGACTAG
- a CDS encoding hydroxyacid-oxoacid transhydrogenase, producing the protein MSCCDIPIPADGCDGAFTVDSSRVTFGRGCLAEVGDRARTLGLRRVALFSDADVAALPVFATTYDSLIAAGLDVVPYTDVHVEPTDVSFLQAARFAQESKPDGYISLGGGSVIDTCKAANLYGTHPADLLAYVNAPIGEGRPVPGPLKPHIACPTTAGTGSEVTGIAIFDLLALKAKTGIASHALRPTEALVDPDCTASLPREVVASAGLDVLSHALESYTARPYSRRRAPERPSLRPMSQGANPWSDMGCRQALRTLGQFFERAVSDASDSEAREQVMWAATLAGIAFGNAGVHAPHGMAYAVAGLVRDFRPSGYPTEEPLVPHGMAVIVNAPAAFRFTAEVSPERHLEGARLLGADTRGAGAQDAGEVLAGELVRIMRAVGMPNGLSGVGYTDDDVAALTEGAYPQQRLLQNAPREMSKPVLADLFRNALRYW; encoded by the coding sequence ATGTCCTGCTGCGATATTCCGATTCCCGCCGACGGCTGCGACGGCGCCTTCACCGTCGACTCGTCACGGGTAACGTTCGGGCGCGGTTGCCTGGCGGAGGTGGGCGACAGAGCCCGGACGCTTGGGCTGCGGCGGGTGGCGTTGTTCAGCGACGCCGACGTTGCCGCGCTGCCCGTCTTCGCGACTACTTACGACTCGCTGATCGCAGCCGGCCTGGACGTCGTCCCCTACACCGACGTCCACGTCGAGCCCACGGACGTGTCCTTTCTCCAAGCGGCGCGGTTCGCGCAGGAGTCGAAGCCCGACGGCTACATATCACTGGGCGGCGGCTCCGTTATCGACACGTGCAAGGCCGCGAACCTGTACGGCACCCATCCCGCCGACTTGCTGGCCTACGTCAACGCGCCGATCGGCGAGGGCAGGCCCGTACCCGGCCCGCTCAAGCCACACATCGCCTGCCCCACCACGGCGGGCACCGGCAGCGAGGTCACCGGGATCGCGATCTTCGACCTGTTGGCGCTGAAAGCCAAGACCGGCATCGCTTCGCACGCGCTGCGCCCGACGGAGGCGCTCGTCGACCCCGACTGCACGGCGAGCCTGCCCCGCGAGGTCGTGGCCTCGGCGGGGCTCGACGTCCTGTCTCACGCGCTCGAGTCCTACACCGCGCGTCCCTATAGCCGGCGCCGCGCCCCCGAACGGCCAAGCCTGCGACCGATGAGCCAGGGTGCCAACCCGTGGAGTGACATGGGCTGCCGGCAGGCGTTACGCACGCTGGGGCAGTTCTTCGAGCGCGCGGTGAGCGACGCCTCGGACAGCGAGGCCCGGGAACAGGTGATGTGGGCCGCCACGCTGGCGGGCATCGCGTTCGGCAACGCGGGTGTGCACGCGCCACACGGCATGGCCTACGCGGTGGCGGGGCTGGTACGTGACTTCCGTCCCTCGGGCTACCCCACCGAGGAGCCGCTCGTGCCGCATGGGATGGCCGTCATCGTCAACGCGCCCGCGGCCTTCCGCTTCACGGCGGAGGTGAGCCCAGAACGGCACTTGGAGGGGGCCCGGCTGCTCGGCGCCGACACCCGGGGCGCCGGCGCGCAGGATGCGGGCGAGGTGCTGGCTGGCGAACTCGTCCGGATCATGCGAGCGGTGGGCATGCCCAACGGGCTGAGCGGGGTCGGCTACACCGACGACGACGTGGCGGCTCTGACCGAAGGCGCTTACCCCCAGCAGCGCCTGCTGCAGAACGCTCCGCGCGAGATGAGCAAACCGGTCCTGGCGGACCTGTTCCGGAACGCCCTGCGGTACTGGTAG
- a CDS encoding enolase C-terminal domain-like protein: protein MKITGVQVVPFETFVDRISFGQLMTDYRVVQTVTKILTDEGVEGYYLGGHFHGDQDGLLPGDQALLTQFLGPLLAGQDPLDRAEIWRQLWAAKLPENVCSVIDLALWDLAGRVAGLPVHKLLGGARDRVKAYASSFNNLGSPDQYAAHAAECKQRGYRAYKIHPYHYWNPATGQPALPRPSYVDWDIQACREVRAAVGDDMVLMFDPWGTYHTYDDALRVGRELERLGFYWYEHPMPEYRVESYVKLARELDIPICSPEIAEGGIYTRADWILRDASDISRIDVLRGGITGVMKLAAMCEAVGMRCELHMSGFGNLQVLGATSEDVCEYYERGLLGPGARYDSAPPYLEAPCDPLGADGFVEIPSTPGLGYQIRWDYIEQHRLPDTTVEPVAPMHPR, encoded by the coding sequence ATGAAGATCACCGGTGTGCAGGTCGTCCCGTTCGAAACATTCGTCGATCGGATCTCGTTCGGCCAGCTGATGACCGACTACCGCGTGGTGCAGACCGTGACCAAGATCCTCACCGACGAGGGCGTCGAGGGTTACTACCTCGGCGGTCACTTCCACGGCGACCAGGACGGCCTGCTGCCGGGAGATCAGGCCCTGCTCACCCAGTTCCTGGGCCCACTGCTCGCCGGCCAGGACCCGCTGGACCGGGCCGAAATCTGGCGGCAGCTGTGGGCGGCCAAGCTCCCCGAGAATGTCTGCAGTGTGATCGATTTGGCTTTGTGGGATCTGGCGGGCCGCGTGGCCGGGCTGCCGGTGCACAAGCTGCTCGGGGGCGCCCGCGACCGGGTCAAGGCCTACGCCAGCAGCTTCAACAATCTCGGCTCACCGGACCAGTACGCCGCGCACGCGGCCGAGTGCAAGCAACGCGGGTATCGCGCCTACAAGATCCACCCCTATCACTATTGGAATCCCGCGACGGGCCAACCCGCGCTGCCCCGGCCGTCGTACGTGGACTGGGACATCCAGGCGTGCCGCGAGGTGCGCGCGGCGGTCGGCGACGACATGGTGCTGATGTTCGACCCCTGGGGCACCTACCACACCTACGACGACGCGCTTCGCGTCGGCCGCGAGCTCGAAAGGCTCGGCTTCTACTGGTACGAGCACCCGATGCCCGAGTACCGGGTGGAGTCCTACGTCAAGCTCGCCCGCGAACTCGACATCCCCATCTGCTCCCCGGAAATCGCGGAGGGCGGCATCTATACCCGGGCGGACTGGATCCTGCGCGACGCCTCCGACATCAGCCGCATCGACGTGCTGCGCGGCGGCATCACCGGGGTGATGAAGCTGGCCGCGATGTGCGAGGCGGTCGGCATGCGCTGCGAACTACACATGAGCGGCTTCGGCAACTTGCAGGTCCTCGGTGCGACCAGCGAAGACGTCTGCGAGTACTACGAACGCGGGCTGCTCGGGCCCGGCGCCCGCTACGACAGCGCGCCGCCCTATCTCGAGGCGCCCTGCGATCCGCTCGGCGCGGACGGGTTCGTCGAGATACCGTCGACGCCCGGCCTGGGCTACCAGATCCGTTGGGACTACATCGAGCAACACCGCCTTCCCGACACGACCGTGGAACCGGTGGCGCCCATGCACCCTCGGTAG
- a CDS encoding MCE family protein: MAAPIKVNSPRNPPYKLAGVALLVVGAIVLVLVYGQFRGDFTPKTKLTMVASRAGLVMDPGSKVTYNGVEIGRVADIGETMRDGKPAAKFTLDVYPRYLSLIPANVTADIKATTVFGGKYVSLTTPRDAQGNAVAKGRLNPQTTIVASTVTTEINTLFQTITSIAEKVDPVKLNLTLSAAAQSLTGLGDRFGQSVVNANAILDDVNPQMPQARRDIQQLAALGDTYADAAPDLLDFLNNAVVTARTINRQQKDLDQALLSAAGFGNTGADIFERGGPYLARGAKDLVPSAQLLDTYSPAIFCTIRNYHDIEPKAASFLGGNGYSLNTETEALSGLGLIANPLSLAAVSLLTMGLGGVAGLVGGAPNPYTYPENLPRVNARGGPGGAPGCWQQITHDLWPAPELVMDTGNSIAPYNHLDTGSPYAIEYVWGRQVGDNTINP, from the coding sequence ATGGCAGCACCGATCAAGGTCAACTCCCCGCGGAACCCGCCGTACAAACTGGCCGGCGTCGCGCTGCTGGTGGTCGGGGCCATCGTCCTCGTCCTGGTGTATGGCCAGTTCCGCGGCGACTTCACCCCGAAGACCAAACTGACGATGGTCGCCTCCCGGGCCGGGCTCGTGATGGACCCGGGCTCGAAAGTCACCTACAACGGCGTGGAGATCGGCCGGGTCGCCGACATCGGCGAGACCATGCGCGACGGGAAGCCGGCCGCCAAGTTCACGCTGGACGTCTACCCCCGGTACCTCTCGCTGATCCCGGCGAACGTGACCGCCGACATCAAGGCCACCACGGTGTTCGGTGGCAAGTACGTGTCGCTGACGACGCCGAGGGACGCCCAGGGGAATGCCGTCGCGAAAGGGCGCCTGAACCCGCAGACCACGATCGTCGCGAGCACGGTGACGACGGAGATCAACACACTGTTCCAGACGATCACCTCGATCGCTGAAAAGGTCGATCCGGTGAAGTTGAACCTGACGCTCAGCGCCGCCGCGCAGTCGCTGACCGGGCTGGGCGACCGGTTCGGGCAGTCGGTCGTCAACGCCAACGCGATTCTCGACGACGTCAACCCGCAGATGCCGCAGGCACGCCGGGACATCCAGCAGCTGGCGGCGCTGGGCGACACTTACGCCGACGCCGCGCCGGACCTGCTTGACTTCCTCAACAACGCGGTGGTGACCGCCCGCACCATCAACCGCCAGCAGAAGGACCTGGACCAGGCCCTGTTGTCGGCGGCGGGATTCGGCAACACCGGCGCCGACATCTTCGAGCGCGGCGGGCCCTACCTGGCGCGCGGGGCCAAGGACCTGGTGCCGTCGGCCCAGCTGCTCGACACCTACAGCCCGGCCATCTTCTGCACCATCCGCAACTATCACGACATCGAGCCCAAGGCGGCCTCGTTCCTGGGCGGCAACGGCTACTCGCTGAACACCGAGACCGAGGCGCTGTCCGGCCTGGGGCTCATCGCGAACCCGCTTTCGCTGGCCGCGGTCAGCCTCCTCACGATGGGGCTCGGCGGGGTCGCCGGGCTGGTGGGCGGGGCGCCGAACCCTTACACCTATCCGGAGAACCTGCCGCGGGTCAACGCGCGCGGCGGGCCGGGCGGTGCGCCGGGCTGCTGGCAGCAGATCACCCACGACCTGTGGCCCGCGCCCGAGTTGGTCATGGACACCGGCAACAGCATCGCGCCGTACAACCACCTGGACACCGGGTCGCCGTACGCGATCGAGTACGTCTGGGGCCGCCAGGTAGGGGATAACACGATCAACCCATGA
- a CDS encoding virulence factor Mce family protein gives MKITGTVVRLGIFSLVLLLFTVMIIVVFGQMRFDRTYKYSAEFTNASGLRAGQFVRASGVEIGKVGSVDLVDGGKRARVEFDVDRGVPLYQSTTAQIRYLDLIGNRYLELKRGEGEGADRVLSPGGFIPVSRTSPALDLDALIGGFKPLFRALDPQKVNTIATALVTVFQGQGGTINDILDQTAQLTSQLGERDQAIGQVVKNLNIVLDTTVRHRQQFDQTVNNLEGLITGLKDHKDQLAGGTAHISNAAGTVADLLAEDRGLLHKTIDYLDAVQQPLIDQQDQLQDYLKKVPTALNMIGRAIGSYGDFVNFYSCDITLKLNGLQPGGPVRTVRLFQQPTGRCTPQ, from the coding sequence ATGAAAATCACCGGTACCGTCGTCCGACTCGGCATCTTCTCACTGGTGCTGCTGCTGTTCACCGTGATGATCATCGTGGTGTTCGGTCAGATGCGTTTCGACCGCACGTACAAGTACTCCGCGGAATTCACTAACGCCAGCGGGCTGCGGGCGGGCCAGTTCGTCCGGGCCTCCGGCGTGGAGATCGGCAAGGTCGGTTCCGTCGATCTGGTCGACGGCGGCAAGCGCGCGAGGGTCGAGTTCGACGTCGACCGCGGGGTGCCGCTGTACCAGTCGACGACGGCCCAGATCCGGTACCTGGATCTGATCGGCAACCGCTACCTGGAGCTCAAGCGCGGCGAGGGCGAGGGCGCCGACCGCGTGCTGTCCCCGGGCGGGTTCATCCCCGTCTCGCGGACCTCGCCGGCGCTTGACCTCGACGCGCTGATCGGTGGGTTCAAGCCGTTGTTCCGGGCGCTGGACCCGCAGAAGGTGAACACCATCGCGACGGCGCTGGTCACGGTGTTCCAGGGCCAGGGCGGCACCATCAACGACATCCTCGACCAGACGGCTCAGCTGACCTCCCAGCTCGGGGAGCGTGATCAGGCGATCGGCCAGGTGGTCAAGAACCTGAACATCGTGCTGGACACCACGGTCCGGCACCGTCAGCAGTTCGACCAGACGGTGAACAATCTCGAGGGCCTGATCACCGGCCTCAAGGACCACAAGGATCAGCTGGCGGGCGGGACGGCGCACATCAGCAACGCCGCGGGCACGGTGGCCGACCTGCTGGCCGAGGATCGCGGGCTGCTGCACAAGACCATCGACTACCTGGACGCGGTCCAGCAGCCGCTCATCGACCAGCAGGATCAGCTGCAGGACTACCTGAAGAAGGTGCCCACGGCCCTGAACATGATCGGCCGCGCCATCGGGTCCTACGGCGACTTCGTCAACTTCTATTCCTGCGACATCACTCTCAAGCTGAACGGCCTGCAGCCGGGCGGTCCCGTCCGCACGGTCCGGCTCTTCCAGCAGCCGACGGGTAGGTGCACGCCGCAATGA
- a CDS encoding CaiB/BaiF CoA transferase family protein: MAGPLEGIKVVELGVWVAGPATGGILADWGADVVKIEPPSGDPGRMFGRMLGCDLGVNPPFEMDNRSKRSIVLDLTEEAGRDTAFELLSAADVFVTNVRPGALRRLGLDHESVSDRLPRLIYGLITGYGEAGPDADRAAYDVAAFWSRAGIAHLLTRPGDTPPFQRGGMGDHSAGMSLAAAVCAALVARQRTGTGQLVTTSLYRQGAYTVSFDLNTYLLTGQPIAIGQRESMGNPCMNNYAAGDGRRFWIVGLEGERHWPALCRAVGRPEWLTDPRFDTARQRAANAVDLIAELDRIFAARPLDEWADVFAGEPDFFWSPINSVEDVIADEQFHAAGGLVDVPVDVPDGEAGVPMVATPADFHGTPWVPRSAAPRLGQHTNEILAELEARRRP; encoded by the coding sequence ATGGCCGGACCGCTGGAAGGCATCAAAGTCGTGGAGCTCGGCGTATGGGTTGCCGGGCCGGCCACTGGCGGCATCCTCGCCGACTGGGGCGCCGACGTCGTCAAGATCGAACCGCCCTCCGGCGACCCGGGGCGCATGTTCGGGCGCATGCTGGGGTGCGACCTCGGCGTCAACCCGCCCTTCGAGATGGACAACCGCTCGAAGCGAAGCATCGTCCTCGACCTCACCGAGGAGGCGGGCCGGGACACCGCATTCGAATTGCTCTCGGCGGCCGACGTATTCGTGACGAACGTGCGTCCCGGTGCGTTGCGGCGCCTCGGGCTCGACCACGAGTCGGTGTCGGACCGCCTGCCGCGCCTGATCTACGGCCTTATCACGGGATACGGCGAGGCCGGTCCCGACGCAGACCGGGCCGCCTACGACGTCGCCGCGTTCTGGTCCCGAGCCGGGATCGCCCACCTGCTCACCCGGCCCGGTGACACCCCGCCGTTCCAGCGCGGCGGCATGGGCGACCATTCGGCGGGCATGAGCCTGGCCGCCGCGGTTTGCGCCGCTCTGGTCGCCCGGCAGCGCACGGGCACCGGCCAGCTGGTGACCACCTCGCTGTATCGCCAGGGCGCGTACACGGTCAGCTTCGACCTCAACACCTATTTGCTCACCGGCCAGCCCATCGCCATCGGGCAACGCGAATCGATGGGCAACCCGTGCATGAACAACTACGCGGCCGGCGACGGGCGGCGGTTCTGGATCGTCGGGCTCGAGGGCGAGCGGCATTGGCCCGCGCTGTGCCGCGCCGTGGGGCGCCCCGAGTGGTTGACCGATCCGCGGTTCGACACCGCGCGGCAGCGCGCCGCCAACGCGGTGGACCTCATCGCCGAACTGGACCGCATCTTCGCCGCCCGGCCGCTCGACGAATGGGCCGACGTATTCGCGGGGGAGCCCGACTTCTTCTGGTCGCCGATCAACTCCGTCGAGGACGTGATCGCCGACGAGCAGTTCCACGCGGCGGGCGGCTTGGTGGACGTCCCCGTCGACGTCCCCGACGGCGAGGCCGGCGTTCCGATGGTGGCGACGCCCGCCGATTTCCACGGCACGCCGTGGGTGCCGCGTTCGGCGGCACCGCGACTCGGGCAGCACACCAACGAGATCCTCGCCGAGCTCGAGGCCCGCAGGCGGCCCTGA